The following proteins are co-located in the Triticum aestivum cultivar Chinese Spring chromosome 1A, IWGSC CS RefSeq v2.1, whole genome shotgun sequence genome:
- the LOC123068528 gene encoding putative receptor-like protein kinase At1g80870, whose product MPSRHLQAQPPTIPPPPPATLHAASNHRHLLLAATAAAATAVVLLLLLLFTVLLALHLRRRRRRPTLPFSPPARPLRRYSRRALRRATGGFHPSRLLGRGAASPVYLATFPDASLAAVKTCSSPHELHVLASLPPDSPRLVSLLGYAGSGADGRPLLLVFEYLPQGSLQAALFGDDRCLDWAQRRGVVRDVARALAFLHAECQPPVVHGDLKPSNVLLDADFRAKVADFGLARFKTPDAVVDTGPVAGGDDFMSQELGEACDLDLSTAASAKDDPGPPARAPGNEWWMKVKQDDSDELDPRDYVAEWIGSQICPERNPDWADDGDLKNSPSVADEDNKNAGNADSSASKGAAGDKKEATQMREWWKEEFFEEMSKKAGGTVDKPRRGGAGKPWLRSSSVNTGNANGDGNAKRSALEDMSFRRSRKRSRRHGQSAGSGDVHHSGDLFSRELSTTTSMRGTVCYVAPEGDPLEKADVYSFGVLVLVILSGRRPLHILSSPMKLEKANLVSWCRQLARAGNVLELMDERLEGAYDRGQATLCAQLALMCLQRQPEHRPDSTDIVKILTGEMELPPAPVEFSPSPQLRRPFPRSSHRAQQDATG is encoded by the coding sequence ATGCCCTCCCGCCACCTCCAGGCCCAGCCACCAaccatcccccctccccctcctgccACCCTCCACGCCGCCAGCAaccaccgccacctcctcctcgcGGCCACCGCCGCGGCCGCCACAGCAGtagtactcctcctcctcctcttattCACCGTCCTCCTCGcgctccacctccgccgccgccgccgccgccccacgctgcCCTTCTCCCCGCCCGCGCGCCCGCTGCGCCGCTACTCCCGCCGCGCGCTGCGCCGCGCCACCGGCGGCTTCCACCCGTCCCGCCTCCTCGGCCGCGGCGCCGCCTCGCCGGTCTACCTCGCCACCTTCCCCGACGCCTCCCTCGCCGCCGTCAAGACCTGCTCCTCGCCGCACGAGCTCCACGTGCTCGCCTCCCTCCCGCCCGACtccccgcgcctcgtctccctcctcggGTACGCCGGCTCCGGCGCCGACGGCCGGCCCCTGCTCCTCGTCTTCGAGTACCTGCCGCAGGGGTCCCTCCAGGCCGCGCTCTTCGGGGACGACCGCTGCCTCGACTGGGCGCAGCGGCGAGGAGTCGTCCGCGACGTGGCGCGCGCACTGGCCTTCCTCCACGCCGAGTGCCAGCCGCCGGTCGTGCACGGGGACCTCAAGCCCAGCAACGTCCTCCTCGACGCCGACTTCCGCGCCAAGGTCGCCGACTTTGGCCTCGCGCGCTTCAAGACTCCCGATGCCGTCGTCGACACTGGACCCGTCGCCGGCGGGGACGACTTCATGAGCCAAGAACTCGGCGAGGCCTGCGACCTCGACCTCTCCACCGCTGCCTCCGCCAAGGATGACCCTGGTCCGCCGGCTAGAGCGCCGGGAAATGAGTGGTGGATGAAGGTGAAGCAGGACGACAGCGACGAGCTCGACCCACGGGACTACGTGGCCGAGTGGATCGGCAGCCAAATCTGCCCGGAGAGGAACCCAGATTGGGCCGACGACGGCGACCTCAAGAACTCACCCTCCGTCGCCGACGAGGACAATAAGAACGCGGGCAATGCCGACAGCAGCGCCAGCAAAGGAGCCGCGGGCGACAAGAAGGAGGCGACCCAGATGCGGGAGTGGTGGAAGGAAGAGTTCTTCGAGGAGATGAGCAAGAAAGCCGGCGGCACCGTCGACAAGCCgcgccggggcggcgccggcaagCCGTGGCTGCGGTCGAGCAGCGTGAACACCGGCAATGCCAACGGGGACGGCAACGCCAAACGGAGCGCTCTGGAGGACATGAGCTTCCGGAGGAGCCGGAAGAGGAGCCGGCGGCACGGCCAGTCCGCCGGCAGCGGCGACGTGCACCACAGCGGCGACCTGTTCAGCCGGGAGCTGAGCACGACGACGAGCATGCGCGGCACGGTGTGCTACGTGGCGCCGGAGGGCGACCCGCTGGAGAAGGccgacgtgtacagcttcggcgtgCTGGTGCTGGTGATCCTGTCGGGCCGGCGGCCGCTCCACATCCTCTCGTCGCCGATGAAGCTGGAGAAGGCCAACCTGGTGAGCTGGTGCCGGCAGCTCGCGCGCGCGGGCAACGTGCTCGAGCTCATGGACGAGCGGCTGGAGGGCGCCTACGACAGGGGCCAGGCCACGCTCTGCGCGCAGCTCGCGCTCATGTGCCTGCAGCGCCAGCCGGAGCACCGCCCGGACAGCACGGACATTGTCAAGATCCTCACCGGggagatggagctgccgccggCGCCCGTGGAGTTCTCGCCGTCGCCCCAACTCCGGCGGCCGTTCCCGCGGTCGTCGCACcgggcgcagcaggacgccaccgGGTGA